Below is a window of Solanum stenotomum isolate F172 chromosome 7, ASM1918654v1, whole genome shotgun sequence DNA.
tatcaaagaagaagaagaggaaaaagggaTTTTACACTGTAAAAATGTTCTGGGTCACTAAGTTTTCAGGCTTTTTCGCTGCGGCAATGGTAATGATTGTTCTTTCACCATCCTTACAATCATTTCCACCTGCTGAAGCTATTAGATCGTCTCACCTTGAATCCTATCTCCGATTTCCCAGTCAAATTACCCCCACTGTTCCCCTTAATCGTTTCTCATTTCGTAAAGCCCCTGTATTCCGAAATGCCGGTGAATGCACCTCTAATGACAGAAGAATATTGGGGAAAACTGGGGTTTGCGATCCTTCGCTTGTTCATGTTGCGATTACTCTTGATGTTGAGTATCTTCGAGGTTCAATAGCCGCTGTGCATTCAATTTTACACCATTCGAGATGTCCTGAGAGTGTATTCTTCCATTTTCTGGTATCCGAAACCAATCTCGAAACCCTAGTTGGATCCACCTTCCCTCAGTTGAAATTCAAGGTATATTACTTTGATCCTGAACGAGTTCGAAATATTATCTCCACTTCCGTTAGGCAAGCGCTTGAACAGCCCTTGAACTACGCTAGAAATTACTTGGCTGATCTTCTGGAGCCCTGTGTTAGTAGAGTTATCTACTTGGATTCGGATCTTGTCGTTGTTGACGACATCTCTAAGCTATGGAGTACAAGTTTGGGTTCAAAAACGATTGGAGCTCCGGAGTATTGTCATGCCAATTTCACGAAATACTTCACGACGTCGTTCTGGTCGGAACCCAGATTTTCCGGCACGTTTTCCAGCCGGAAACCTTGTTACTTCAACACAGGGGTTATGGTTATAGATCTGAAGAAATGGAGACGGGTCGGGTACACTAAGCGGATAGAGAAATGGATGGATATCCAGAAGACTAATCGGATCTATGAACTGGGTTCATTACCGCCGTACCTCTTGGTCTTCGCCGGACACGTGGCACCAATTGAGCACAGATGGAACCAGCACGGTTTAGGCGGTGATAATGTGAAGGGAAGTTGCCGTGATTTACATCCCGGTCCGGTAAGCCTCCTCCACTGGAGCGGCTCCGGCAAGCCGTGGCTTCGGCTCGACTCAAAAGAGCCGTGTCCTCTCGATTCTCTTTGGGCACCTTACGATTTGTACGGTTTCTCGTCGTGAATTTCTCATTTCTCGCCGGTAAATTCCTCCCagtaacttctttttttctgttCATTTTATTATTGGGGATTTTTAacttctctaatttttttttcttctcaatttatTTCGTTcaaattttgtttcttctttttttttattttaacatatGAACATTAATGCATCACCAGAGACATTTGTATTCTATTCTATTATTCGTGCAGcttgaaataaaaaaggaattacAGATAATTATTGGTTGTAATCAAGCTCATTTTATTTCACTTGTTCATATCTATGTTGCTCGAAATCATTGAGTATACTCGATACGAGTGCCACAACATTTTTTCAGCAGCAAGAGTAGGGTATATATCTGATGTGAAGTCAGCGAGATAAATTGTAACCGACACTAAATGAGTGGcctataaataattaaatgagaggaatactatatataatttatgtatacattatagttttttctttttatcttctaattaatttagttattGATAATGCTAGTGTCTAGAAAATGCTGTCTTTTGAAGTATGCTAATAAATAATTGTACTTATGATCCCTTTGAAAAGTGTGAGATTAAATGAATGTTAGGTTGTAGGTTGTAGCTCTCACATTAATAAATTGTATTTGGGGCTTGGTGTTTTACTGATTTTTAACTCTTTCATTTAAGTGTTGTCAATGAATTGTTGTTCTATTTTATTTGGGACTATCTATTACTACTCTAATTTGAACATGGACATGTGCTTACTTAAGATGATGCATGTAATAGGGATCAattattcttgtttttttattagtaaAAGATCAGCATAACATGACTTTTTGTATTAGGGGAAATGGGGTTTTGAAGCAATGTATGAAGGGAAAAAGGGAAGCAAGCAATAGCACCCAATCGTGTGATCTAGATAAGATTAGACATTCAATGAATCAGGGATTGAACAAGATGATAACTATGAGAGCATCATAATTCAATCCTAACCAAGACAAAATATAGTGATTTCCTTGCATTTGTTTAAGCTTTGATAGGTTTGGTAACTTTTTTATGAGTCCCGGctttggtggatagagttacttgATACTTGGTGCTGGTGAAAGGTGACATGTATCTCGTGGAATTAATTGAGGTGCGCAAAAACTTGCCTAGACACCAcgatcattaaaaaaaaaacatatacttAGGGTGTGCTTGGTTCAAAGGAAAATATTTCTTACTTCTCTTAATTTAggtgaacactatgagatataTGGAGGTGATGCTGAGGTGTGTGTTGTAGTGCATAGAAGAGATAGTTTGaaagtcaattatttttcttattttcaatatagaCATACAAATTGAGGAAAATTTGATAAGAACACAACACTTCCCCTCCTACCTTGAGTTATGAATTCGTAAGTCATCAAAAGAGCAAAAAGAATGAAGCTAGTATAGCCTTCATAGAATAAATAATGcaattgttataaaaaaaaatgaaaccatGGGTGGGCAAGGGGGAGGGGGTTCAACTTTTTGGATTAATGTAAAGATAGTGGAAATGCCATTTGTGGCACATGGGGGGGTTGCTAGCGACGGGGAAATAATTAGTGTTGCTGGCCAGCGAATTATGCGGTCCACTTTGTGGAATTGATTCttgagaagaaagaaagaatatcTATCCATAGCATACAACATGAGaagaataaactaaaaatgtgcaaatattaaataatagaaaatgatGTATTTGTTTCATTGACAGGTTGTCAAAATAGGGTGAGGACTATGAAAACAGTAGTAAAGTACTGTCAAAAATGGTTGGCATTCACATATAAATCCAAAGGCTTTGCCAGATTTTTGCAGTCGTGAGGGCAAGAGAATCCAAGAAAGCCGTGGTGCCAACTGCACggatttcttttcaaataaaccccTTTTATTTCCTCCTCTAATTACTTtcacacccaaaaaaaaattcatctatACCAATATCAAAAagtttgatttatttatatcattttcatttgaaaaaaaacttgTCCATGACAGTATTTATTAACTGAAATGATATAGATAAGTCAATCATTTTTTAATGGATAGCTCTTTTTGAAGGTTCGAGGGCATATTAGGGCATGTAATAAATGACGTGATTAAATTCATAGTTAactacatataaaaaataattttgtaaaattgaaATTGTTTTTGGTTAACGAATAATGGCGTGGAGGAGCGTTTTCTCAAATGGAAATGATATAGATCATCTAAACTTTTGATGGATGGGATAAATGAGTTTTTTGTCAAAGTCCGACGACATGTTTGAGTCTTTccctttaatatattaaaatatagttGGATTAATTTGCACacactttaattaattttatggaATAACTTTTTACCCTATACACATGTATCAAGTAATGCTGTCTATCAAAATTTGgataaatgaaaagaaattgcttagtatttttttactagattaaaatttattataattttcaactCACTTCATTGATTATTAGGTACACCTTTATTAACTAATGAGCAAAACTTTAACCAATAACGTTCGAAATCCTAAAATAAAGGCGAAATACATCTATCACTTCTTAAATTTGTTTCTAAATCCATTTATAAGCTtgattataatttgttttaattgatCATCTAAATCTAAACATATGATAAAGTGTTGCGGTTAAGCACTCACtttcaactaaaaatattttaataagcTTTTGTGGATCTTTATCTATACTTATTACGTAAATAAGTTAATCACATGACACAtctcactttatttttttttagttatatatacatgattatcaattgaaaaaattgtaagttttatgaattattgaaaCATGATTggaatttcttaaaatttggattttagttttaaaagGATGTATGAGCTGTTGACTATATGTTTCTGATAACTATTAAGCAATAGTTATAACAATATTTAgcatatatgatatgatacaaCAAGTGGtttatttgtcaaatatatttgagatataaaagaaaaaaggggaTGAGCTGTGACATTGATGTGGCATCTAACATTGTTGCGTGTGAAGTGTCCAATGTATGGGACCCATTCCTTTTTCCCTGGCATCACACGTGGCCAGCTTCGTTGGCACTAAATATCATCGTTAATAATTGTTGTGGATTAAGGAGTCGAATCGTTACTAGTTGTTTTAGTATATGTTTTTAATAATGAGCATTCAAATAAAGGGTGCTTCGGAGCGCTAGAttcatgttcaattttttttttatttttagcacAGGCGAATTCaagattgtttttattttatgaaatatgagTATAAAATTCTTCTGACTTGCTGTGGCTTCTTTGCTGCTCTATTATTTTACTCTATAGGGTACTTTCAAGTTGAAATTTATTGGTTCGAACGTAGCTCATATGTCCTTGTCTAAAATTACCTCATTATTTTGAAGTTTTCTTTTTCTActtgtgattttatttttatttaaagaaaaagcCTACAGTTGAATGAGTAAAGTAATCGtgtttaatataataattaatctGAGTTTTGACAGCATcatctttactaattttatactattaatCATCATATGAGATATGGTAATTCTACctttttgaatttgataatGAATAGATAAAAAATGTAATTCTAGTAGAGCCTTTTACTACAACACTAAGCCTAATTAGAGAAAGAAGCTGGTAGGTTAATCATGTTGGCAGTACTGCAAACTTACTATAGTCATAATTCCCTTTTTCCAATGGATTAAAAAAATaggataattaaaaaaatgaaaagaatatggATAATTTCTAGTTTAAACTATTCGATCatctaatttataaaatatagaaactgTATAGGGTGTTGTTCAAGTGATGTCTACCAAAAAAATAACTTGTAGTCTAGTTGAGATCAAACCCTCTTTACAAGATTATAGACTTGAACTTTCATGACTCGCTAATTTACTACTACATATGCATACGCAACATCACTGTATAGTTGGCCAAATGATACTTCcttcatttcaaaataagtggtAATTTTTAGAATAAAGTAAGATGTATTTCTACTTATTTGTAGAAAGTAAGATGTATTTCTACTTActcctaaatcctaaattctAAATCCTGAAACTCGAACCCCGAACTCAGAACCCAAAACCCGAAATACAAATCCCAAAACCtcaaaccccgaaccctaaatctaaaaccctaagaagGATACATAAATCTGGTGCCTTAGAGCATCCAAactttttttctgaaaaaactttatgagaacctccgtaatgagttggagaaacATTATGTATAGTCCTACcattttaaagaatattttcgcatttacgatcaaacttttagaaattatgcaaccttcttcatttttcgtgtgtattagcccatgaatctggcTGGCACCTTAGATCACCCAAAAAATTTctctgattttttttatgaggaCTTCTGTAATGAATTGGAGAAGCATTACGTATAGTTCCACCATTTATAAGGCATATTTTTCgcatttacgagccaactttAAGGAATGATGCGACTTTCTtcgtttttcgtgtgtattagcccatggatctgacgTCTTGGagaaccaaatttatttttctcaaaaactttatgaggaccaccgtaatgagttgggaagcACTATGTATAGTCCCACCATTTTAAGACATATTTTTGCATTAACGAGCCAATTTATGAGAACTACGtgactttcttgatttgtcgtgtatattagcccatgaatctaGCTCCTTAGAGAAtccaaaaaagaattttgaaaaaacattatgaggacctccatattGAGTTGTAGAAGTATTACGTATATAGTCCCACCATTTTAAGGCATATTGTCacatttacgagccaacttttaggaattacgcgactttcttagtttttcgtgtgtattagcccatggctCTAGCGCCTtagagcacccaaatttttttcttgaaaaaaactttataagaacctccataatgagttgggaaaaCATAACATATAATCCCATTATTTTAAGGTATATTTTTGCATGTACGAGCCAACTTTTAGTAATTACGCGACTTTCTtgattttcgtgtgtattagcccatggatctggcgcctttTGATCAtccaaatttttttctgaaaaaattatatgaggACCACCATAATAAGTTGGGGAAGCATTACGTATAAGCCAACCATTTTTTCAcgttattttcatatttatgagCCAACTTTTAACAATTATCCAGTGTTCACCATTTTTCGTGTGTTCCCATTGATCTGGCGCTTTTGGGGCACccagatttttttttggaaaaaaactatatgaggacctctataatgagttggggaagcattATGTATTGTCCTGCTGtttttttcatcaatattttcgcatttacgagCCAAGTTTTACGAATTACCCAACTTTAACCATTTGTCTTGTATATTAAACCATGGATTTGACGCCTTTGGGggactcataattttttttctcaaaaaattatatgaggacctacgtaatgagttggggaaaaATTACGTATAGTCCTGCCATTTTTTCACgcatattttctcatttatgaGCGCACTTTAAGGAATTAACATACTTTCATCATTTTTCGTGTGaaatagcccatggatctggcgcctttATGACACACgattttttttcctgaaaaaacTATAagaggacctccataatgagttggggaatcaTGATGTATAATCCCGATGTTATTTTCAcgcatatttttgtatttacgaaaagtttttaggaattaccgactttcaccttttttttgtgtgtattagcccacaGATCTGGCGTCATTGTGGTACCtgaaatttttttctgaaaaaactatatgaggacctctgtaatgagtttgGGAAGTATTACGTATAGTCCCGTCATTTTTTTCAcgcatatttttacatttacaagCCAACTTTTAGAAATTTATCCGTCTTTTGCCCTTTTCGTGTGTTAATATTAGCCCATTGATTTGACGTCTTAAGggatcttttttttaaaaaaaagctatatgaggaccttcgtaatgagtaGGGAAAGTATTACATATAGTCCTGCCGTTTTTTCACGTATATTTTTGCATTTGCAGGCCAACTTTCAGGAATTATCTGActactttattttttgtgtgtattagctcatggaTTTGGTGCCATTGGGGCACctgaaatttttttctaaaaaatctaTAGAAGGACCTACGTAATTAGATATGGAAGCATTACGTATAGCCCCGCcgtttttcatgcatattttcacatttacgagtcatttttagaaattaacTTACTTTCATCGTTTTTCGTGTGTAAATGCCCTTGGATTTGACGCATTTGAGgcactcaattttttttgtatgaaaataCTATATAAAGACCTACGTAATGAATTTGGGAAACATTGCGTATAGTTCCGCCATTTTTTCATGCATATTTTATATCCAGAGTcaacttttagaaattacccaattttcttggtttttcgtgtttattagcccatggatctggtgccTTTGGGGCAACCGGAATTTTTTTCTGAATAAACTATATGAGGGCCTTCGTAATGAGATGAGGAATCGTTAAGTATAGTCCCGCTGATTTGTTCGtgcatattttcacatttatgtgacaacttttagaaattaccATACTTTCGTCATTTTTCGTCTGTATTAGCACATAGACCTGGAACCTTTGGGGCACCTGAATTTGTTTTCCTGAAAAACTATATGAGGAcatccataatgagttgggaaaaCATTACATATTTTCCCGTCGTGTTTTACgtatattttcacatttacgagccattttttaggaattaaccAACTTTCGTcgtttttcatgtgtattaggttattaacccatggatctggcgccttaGGGCACCTGAATTTTTTTCTGAATAAACTATATGAGGGCCTCCGTAATGAATTGGGGATAGCCATTTTTCAgccatattttcacatttacgaTCAAACTTTTAGGAATTATCTGACTTTCACTATTTTTCGTGTATCTTCTTTACCCATTTTTTTTCCCACTATTTTCacgcatattttcgcatttacgagccaactttAGGAATTACCTGACTTTCGTTGTTTTTCGTGTGTAGCTTATGGATCTGACGCATTTGTGgcatccaaatttttttttctgaaaaaactatatgacCTCCCTAATGACTTGGGCATTATAGGTCCGCCGTTTTTTCATACATATTTTCTCACTTACGAGCCAACTTTAAAGATTGCCCgacttttgtcatttttttgtgtgtaattTCTCCCATGAATCTGGCAGCTTTGGGACACTCGAAAATTTCTTCTCAAAAAACCATCTTATGTGAAACACCATTTAGCttgaaacaaaatgaaaaggTAAAAATGCAACTTCAAATGGAAACAGAAAGAGTATATATGGGGAACTAACTTTCCCTTAAAAATACCATAAAGCTCAGATATGGGATAACTTCATCACATTCAACTAGCTGTGGTAAAATAATGAATACCCATATCAAATTCCTATTTTTTTTGCACTTACACAATGTAACATACATCTTCTTAACATAAAGTAAAAAAGTAATACTACTAAACAGTGAGATGAAGTTGAGAACCTTCATACTCTTTTTTAACAATGTATGAGCCTTTAAGCTGAGCTGCCGAGATGGACAGACACAGCAACTCAAGGAAACTGAAAACTTGAGAAATCTTGGTGTCCTGAAGGCGGATATACATAAACCGCGAGCAATGAGATGACAATGCAGATGAGAGCAGACCATAAGAAGACAATGGTGGGAACCTTTCCCCTTTTCCCCATTAGTCCTTTCGCAAATGGATAGAGATGAGATAACACCCAAAAACTGAAGAATACACCTCCAAGAAGCTTGCTCCATTGTGGGAAAGGACTATATACTGTCCTGAATGTGCCTACTGCAATTGCAATCATGTTGATCAGTATGATTGTGATTGGTGGAATCATTAGGACTGTCCAACGGAACTCGTATAGCTCTGCAAATTCGTCTTCTCCATCATCAGGTGCAGCTGATTTTGACGTCAATGTGAATGAGATGTCAACTCCTGCTATAACTTTCAATAGTCCTTGTATCACAGCAGCTGGATGAGCACTAGTTCCACCAATTAACCAGAATTGCTCATTCCTCCACCAATCATGAAGGGTGA
It encodes the following:
- the LOC125871136 gene encoding probable galacturonosyltransferase-like 7; this encodes MFWVTKFSGFFAAAMVMIVLSPSLQSFPPAEAIRSSHLESYLRFPSQITPTVPLNRFSFRKAPVFRNAGECTSNDRRILGKTGVCDPSLVHVAITLDVEYLRGSIAAVHSILHHSRCPESVFFHFLVSETNLETLVGSTFPQLKFKVYYFDPERVRNIISTSVRQALEQPLNYARNYLADLLEPCVSRVIYLDSDLVVVDDISKLWSTSLGSKTIGAPEYCHANFTKYFTTSFWSEPRFSGTFSSRKPCYFNTGVMVIDLKKWRRVGYTKRIEKWMDIQKTNRIYELGSLPPYLLVFAGHVAPIEHRWNQHGLGGDNVKGSCRDLHPGPVSLLHWSGSGKPWLRLDSKEPCPLDSLWAPYDLYGFSS